The segment TTTATATATGTTATAACTGAAAGTTAAAGTTGTTAAAGTTATAGTTTGTTTGCAGGAAGAAGTTTCTAACCTTCAACAATAATTAGATGATAAGATCATAAAAGAAAGTTAATTGAGCAAGTTATTTGAAGAAAGATGGCTATGAATAATATGAGGGTTTTTGTAGAAAGTACAAACATATAATGCGTTATAAAAAAGGAAACATTTTTACTCCGATTCTTTAACAAAAAATTTATCAATATTGTAATTATTTAACATATGATTGTTTGTCAATTAACTTTTATTTCAAATAATGATATTGGTATGTCCATTTATAATCTTAGTTGTACTTTTATAATTTCAATGGCATTAAAAAAGCAATTGAACCtggtttctgattttttttttttttttttttttgctaaaagtaTGTTCCCCCAAAAGTAGGAAAATGACTTTTATTTTAACACATGTATTAAAGACATAAAAAAGTGGCACTAAAACTAAAAACAGACCTTCCCCTCCACATCAATCACGAGTTTTTCTCCATTCCTCTCATATATCGTCGTAACGCCCTTAATGCTAGGTTTTGAAAAAGACTTTTCATGTCATTCCCATTTATGTCCGGCTCGGATCCCTCCGTTGTTTCCTTTTTCTTCCGCACCTTTTCCTCAAAATGAGAAAGAAGATGGTACACTTGAATTGAGACTGGCTTGTTCATGAGGCTAGTTCAGGAATTAAGGTTTTCTAGTTTCAATCTATAAATACCGTTTAGCCCTCACTCGCCGGTGGGCTCACAACACTTGCTTTGTTGATTGAATCGATCGGGATGCCCTCGGGGGCATCCCTCCCTGAACTGCCAAAAATAGTGTATGAACAACGGATTCAAATTCCAAACAATAAATTTATCAACGTTGAACTTCAGGACAACGAAATGGCTTCTCTAATAAATCGACTTCCTAAGGTAGAACTTCAAGATGTAATTAAGGCGGATTCCATTCTAAAGCCACTAAAGGAGTTCAATGCAGAGCAACAAGCCCAATTAAGGGATATAGCGATTAGGCCCTTCTTAAAGGGATGGCTCACTCTCCTTTAAAGGTGTCCCTGCTGCACTCTAAGGATGGCATATGATTAACTAGCGCAGGAGAGAGAGTGAGCCTTGGCTTTGGCACTTCCTCGCTCCATCTCATGTCAGTCAGTCGTCGTATGCAGGACTCAAAAATGGCAAGGGAAGGTAGGGAAGTCGAATCCATacaacagagagagagagagagagagagagagagagagagaggattcaTATCTAGGATGAAAATCAGGCGACCAACGAAATAACCTAAACAAGCAAGGCATGAAGCGATTCTCTTGAGCTCTAACCAGCTAAACCCGCTTTGGTGGCCTGCCCCAAGTCTTGCCCATAGCTGACTTCTTTGCTAGATGATATCAAATAGTACGACTAGAGTTCAATCCCTCATAAATTCATAGTACGACTACATGGAAAGAGATCTGAAAGTAGCCTTTTACCCTGTTATTTGATGGTGAATGCAGCCTAGCTCTCCCCATTCAATAGGAACTTAGCCGATGGACGAGTGGACCAGTGTGAAGCTTTAGTTTCGTTGTCGGCCAGAGCTCCTAGCCGACCCGATGACTTAAGGCGTCTTGGCCCAGGCCTTATCCTATTTATTTGGCATTCAACTTCAAAGCTAAGTGGTAAAGGCACGAAATCCGATATTCGATAAACTATGCCACTTCTCTTACGATCACTGATGACTCAACAGCGAAGAATGAAAGAGTTGGGCACTCGACCGCGTTGTGTCTCTTTCTTGTTGCGGATGACTATACTTCCACTGCCAGACAAAATGAGTAATAAAGATATTGAATCTGCGATAAAGAAAGAGTGAATTGATCTGAGCCAAGTAGTTCGGCTAAGCCGGAAAGAAAGAGTTTGATCCTCTTTGAGCGGTCTCTCTTGGAAATAGTTTACCTTTCTAATGTTCTGCCTTGATGAGTGGGAGAGGTAGCTGAATTAGGATATCACTACTGGCACGGACTGCGCAGGAAGTTGCGATCCTAAAATGAACTAGAAAAATAAACCGCCCATTACCAAATTAGACTCCTAGTTTAATTAACGTCGGCTTATCTGTCCATATCCTCATGAGAGGAAAGGTGGATCATCACATGCCTGGGATCCAAAAGCCCCACCAACGTAGGCTGGGAAAGCCCCCAAGAGGTATTAGAGAAAAAGTAAAAAAGTCAACGTTGCATCTGCTTGTCTCATTATTGCCGAGATAATGGCCGAACCAGAACAGGCACTCGTAATCGTCCCTAACCTCTGTCTCTAACCTATTCCTTTTCCTCTGTCCTTTTACCCTTTGAACAACAAGTCGGAACTGGATTACATTTCAATAGAGAAAGCTATCAATGGTTACATTGAGACGGGAACAAATGGGAAGTTCGCCCTTCGATTCTATTCCTTTGGATGAGACGGCGGTGAGCAATCGATAGAGAGCAAGGGATGCTAGCGCTCTTCTACTCATATTCCTTGCTTCATTGGTTCAGGAAGCTTTGGCGGCACAACCAAAAAGTGTCATTAAAGACTTTTAGTAGGAGCGTTTTTAGTGACATTCTATTTTTATGCTGCATATTACAAAGTGAATcactaaatgtcattttatttgtaGTGATCCCACCCCACCAGCAACTATATTTCAACTTTAAATAAAGTCTACTTTTTCAAACTTTTCATAATTGTTCATATTGATCTTCATATTTTATTTACCTTTGTATTATAATATTCAATATgattttagaaaaacaaaaaattaactCACAAACAACCTTGGATGGAATCTCCTTAAACATATTGCAAACATTAATATACCCGACCTATAAACTACCAAGTGTGTTCTTTATTACTATGATGTTAtatatttagttttattttttattttgatgttatttatcTATTTGGTTTTTGGAATAATGACATAAAAGTCTTAAGttaggaaaaaaaatatatatgaatttaccTTTTACGGGTGTTAGGTTTACTAAAATTGGATGTTTGtacctttttttttcaattttactttttttatttcTAGTTCATTAAAGCCCTTATGTTTGACAGAAATTCTaggttttacttttttttttggtaCATAAAAGtccttaaatttatttatttatttattttgttcatTAAAGCCTTAAGCTTTGTAGAAATATTCAGTTTACCAGGTAAATTTGCAAAAATggtaaaattgaaaaataaaaataataataataataataaaagtaacATCCGGTTTTAGTGAACTTCAAATCTGCAAATGGGTAAATCTGCATATTTCTACCATACTTAAGCTATGTAATTACCTCTTTGttttttattaacatttcaaATTTAGTGTATTATTTTGGTTTCTGTTTTGTTAATGCCCACATGTTGTAGGGTTTGGTTGTTTATTATTCATGAAAGATTTGAAGTGTTGAGTAACAATGAGGTGCACCAAAATTGGGTCATGTCTTAAATGTCAATCAAAAATCATGACGTCCAGAATGTCTTAAAATGCTtgtcaatatatttttttttttatatttaaaaactaCAACATACAATAGGGTGGTCGTAATTGTATATAAAAAACTTATTCTCATTTAatttttgtcttttcttttcttaaatgtgTCATTTTTTCCAAACAATCCATCTAAGCTAGTATTCCCAATCAAATTGCTAATACTTGACACTTTATTTATAAACCGAGAACAAACATGTAGGAAAACCTTAAACAAAGCTTGAATAGATTAAAGatatataacaaaataaacaATGTAGTTTGATCAGGAAATCCAACAAAACGTTTTCAAGTAAATATATAGCCCAATTATAAAGTACTCGCAGCAAACAGCGAATATATTCATcataaagtttttcaaaaaggaaaGATCATGAAGGAAGACTCAAATACCATCTGTTTGTTCCCATCAATCTAAACAAATCTGCATCAATTTTCGACTTGCATCTCACTGGGATTCTGCATTTGATCTGAGTCCACAGGCTCCTCATACTTCAGCAGTGAAAGTTTGGAGCTAAATATGGCTTCACACCTCCTGAAGAAATTACCAGAGCAAGTAGCACATCAGGAAATACAGTTTCTAATAATACAAGCACTCCGTTCCACATGATTCTTTTAAATGATAGAAAAAACCTAGATGCCACGACCCACGTAATAGGCTTCTGTTATAATTATGTCTAATTAATATTTGTTTGGAGAGAAATAAATTCTCTAGATTGAACGTAAAATAAGCTATaagcacctatatatatatataggataggTAATATAAGGAAAGCATTATATAAAATACCCCTAATACACTATGAAATCATGCAATAAAAAGAAAGTAACCTCTTCAACGCTTGTGTGATTTCACTAATGGCACTCAAAAAGTAAACACGAGTGACACTTTTGGCCAATGAATCCTGCAGTCGAGAAAGATGATCCAACCACCCCTCAGCTTCAATACATTCATCGTTAACCTGCCAGAAAACATAAAGTGGAAGATAAAGTACATAAAAGCCCTCCTCATCCTCATCAAAATAGTGCTTGAAAGTTTGTCCAAATCATATCCTGAGGCACGAGTAGTAGATTATGATCCACAGAGCTAGACAATACCTTTTTCTTGTGACTAGGAGGCAGTGAATTTGCAGCCAAATGATTTTCTTGAATACATGTTCGCAGAGCTTTTGTTGCTTCTTTTCTAGCAATCTCATCCTTGTATCTAATTTCAATTGGATCCAATAACTACATAAACAAATATGTGATTGCTAGATGTGTTAAGGCTGTTTCGCAAGTAAATTAAATTAAGGGCTTTAAAAATTGCATATATGTAAACACCTTAGAGAGATCTTCAAGTCTTCTAATATAGACTGTTTCAGATTCATcatctccctcttcatatagcCAGTCTTCAGTTTTTTGCAGAGTTTCAGAGATGATCTCCACCTCTGAATCTGTCGTCACGCTCCGGTAAGAACTCAGaagctaatttttttttttttttttaaaaagtgtcAGTTTGTATGCAacccatttaatcaaaatttaagttttaaacaaACTTTTTTTAAAGAATaccaacaaaaataataaaaagtacCTTGCTACGAGTTTCATAGATAAAAGACTCAAGGGTGTTTCTTTTTTCTTTAGTTTTCTCCACCTTTATGTCATGCTCTGCAAACATTTGTGCTCTCTTTTGAGCTACACGTATCTCATCTATCGTAGTCAAGACACAATAATTCTCAGAAACTTCAAGGTTCCTGGCACGACCCCATCTTGCTTCCTCAGCCTGAATGGTGAAATGTTGTCACAAGCAATTTTGGATGAGGAGTACTGAGTTTGATAAGTTTTTGCATTTGTATAAGGGTTAAATTCAAAAAATAGCAAAGTACTATAAAtgttttgtttattatagcatcatacGTGGCTTCTTCCTAATACAGTatgaacttttaaaaatctacttTTTATATATAGCGATGTTATCCGTACATAAAGTAACTGTTGCTGCTATATTGGGTAGATTTTTTTCAAGTGTAGTGTCATAAAGGGCCAACATATGGTAAGCAATTAATTGTACATCaatagagaatgattagaaataaATACAATTTCAATAAAGCCTATGTTTCTCTTTATCTTTTCATAATGATAATTTAAAGTGTGCATGATTTCACTTACATAACGTTCAGTAGACAATCGAGAACTAGAAAATCTACGATAAGCAGCATTATTCTGAAAAAGACGTTTGGCCTTTATCCCCAATGGCCATGAGTACCGAAAAGACTTTTTACTTGAAGGGTGTTTATGTTctataaactgaaactataagcacagaAGAGAAcaatattatagtttatccatgTTCAACAATCTAAACATCAAGCAATTAATACTTACTGATGCAGCTTCTATTTCAACAATTCCATGGATGTTAAGATgcactttaactttgaccaacaCTTTTTCTGCACCAGAAGCTTGAGATGGACGGATCTAAACAAATATTTAACAATTAACTCAAGATGTGAATGGGAAAAAGTAAATCAAGTGTAAGTAATACAATATTaaatataccatatatatatatatatatatatatatatatatatatatatatatatatatatatatatatatatatatacacaaacacACATAAAACTTTTACCATGAAATAACCAGCTTCATGTGATAATCCAGCAGGGAAATCCGTCTTGTTGATATAACAAACATGACAATGAGATGTAGTATTTCCATGGTATGCGACAGTTTTATTTCTTGGAAATGAACTGCCTTTTGGAAATAACGTAAATTCAGGGCATCTTTTACCATCATCAAAAAAAACTCCTGTTGAGTAAGGAAATGAATCCTGAACCTACAAAGATAAGAAAAAAAGAATAGCATAAACCCTTATCTTCATAAACGGTATCTTAAAAAGTAGTACCAAAAAAGAtatattaattagataattaaaaACCTTATGATCTTTGACTTGGCAAGTTGGGCTAAGCATTGCACAAGCAAGAGCGCATCCTCTAGCAACACATTCACTTCCATTTAGTGTTCTCATTGGTTCTTTATCAAAAATTGAAGCTATCTTTCTCGTAACAGAAGGTATGCGGGACCCAGAACCAACAAGCTCAATGGTATCTATCTTATCTGCACCTAGACCAGAGTCCTTTATGGCCTCTTGACAAACATCAGAAACCCTTTGTAGCAATTTGGCTGACAATTTCTCAAACTCTTCCCTCCTAATGAATCCATTCAAATCTTTATCATCAATCAGACAATCAATGCTAAGTGGTGCTTCCGCATTGGCACTTAGAATTTTCTTTAACTTTTCACACGACGCCCTAAGCCTTATAGAAGCACGAGCATTTGAGTAAACATCGATATCGTGTTCTTCTTTGAATTGTGTTGCAAAATGTCTAAATAACACTTCATCAAAATCTCTACCTCCCAAGTTCGGATCAAACGAATGGGACAATATTGTCAttttcccttcttcaaaagcaacAACCGTTACCTGAGTGTCGGAATGCCCAATGTCTACAAATATAACATTAGTTGTTTTTTCATCAGAAAAATCAGTCTTGTAAATTCCATACCCTAATGCAATTGCAGTACAATCATGCATTAACTTCAAAGGTCTTAAACCGGCAATAAGAGCAGCATTAATGTATTCACGCCTTTGCAAGTCTGTAAAATATGATGGAATCCCAATCACACAGTCTTCAACAGGGGACTCAAGATTCTTCTCTGTTAATTGCTTCAAATGTGCAAACAACATCCCCAAAATTTCCACTGGCGTAAAAGTCCATGTCTTACCCAAATACTCTAAATGGATCAAAACACCACCATATGGGCCCTCACTGGTCTCGAAAGGTAGCAACTTAAGATCTTCTTTCACACTAGGTTCATTATATAGCTTTCCAATCAATCTCTTGATCTGAgaaattgttgattttggaaaCTTAGTAGCAAATGCAGCCCCTGCAGAACCCAAAAACCTTTGCTTCTCACCAAATGAGACCACAGCAGGCGTCTCACGTTTAGATTCATCATTCAACAACACATCAATCCCACCACGCTTTGCAACTGCTATAGCACAGTTTTCATTCCCGATGTCAAACCCAACCACACTCATTCTGAAATCGCACGAGAATACTCTTCAAAAAGTCAGCACTGATGAAGATCCTTACCAAACCCTAAATCATCCAAACAAACAATGATCAGTTCATATATAAACTACTTCatacaaaataaattaaacataaacaacagTAAAGCACGACATCTCGCAGAATTCCGTTTTATGAGTAAAGATTACTCAAAACCTAAATCAGtaatatatatattcttaaacTAATCACACAAACTATATACGGCGCAAAATCAAATATAATGATCAAAATATGAACATCGATCTAACGTACGTAGGAGTAAGATGAAAGGTGTACCTGCTtcaagtgtgagtttttgtaaaAGAATGTGTGTGGAAAACCGAAAACAGAAAAGTATTCGTAAAAAAGGAAAGGGTATCGAGTAGTCGTCGAAATTAAAATTCAACGTCGTTTTTGAATATGAATCGTCATGTTGATTTACTAGCAATAAATAACGTTTTGAGTTTTGTGAGTTTTGGCGCGCCCAATCAAAAAATCCAAGTGGGATAGACTGGTGGAGACGAACCGACTATAATATTCGATTCGATAGTACTCCGAACATGGGCCGGTGACCTTAAGGCCTCGAATTTATTTGTTAGGTCAAATGGAGATCTAAAGCAAGGCTGCTAGTAAAAAGGAATTATTTTTAATTAGCCTGTTGTTAAATACAAAACAATTTGGTTTTCATTGGCCATGGTTAATGAACTTAATTTGGAGTTTGAGTAGTTTGATGTCAAAATTGCATTTTTCATGGTaccatgaatatatatatatatatatatatatatatatatatatatatatatatatatatatatatatatatatatatatatatatatatatatatatatatatatatatatatatatatatatatatatatatatatatatatattgttatgtcTCAACCCAGATGATTTGATTCATTTATGATTTCTCATGGCTAATTGGCTATGATCAAAACCAAGGAACATACATGTGGAAATAAAAGGAACAAAGCTTGAataatgataataaaaaaaaaaaaaaaaaaaaaaaaaaaacaaacaccaacAGGGGCTGCATTTTTCTAGCCCTT is part of the Lactuca sativa cultivar Salinas chromosome 7, Lsat_Salinas_v11, whole genome shotgun sequence genome and harbors:
- the LOC111891050 gene encoding heat shock 70 kDa protein 16 isoform X1, producing MSVVGFDIGNENCAIAVAKRGGIDVLLNDESKRETPAVVSFGEKQRFLGSAGAAFATKFPKSTISQIKRLIGKLYNEPSVKEDLKLLPFETSEGPYGGVLIHLEYLGKTWTFTPVEILGMLFAHLKQLTEKNLESPVEDCVIGIPSYFTDLQRREYINAALIAGLRPLKLMHDCTAIALGYGIYKTDFSDEKTTNVIFVDIGHSDTQVTVVAFEEGKMTILSHSFDPNLGGRDFDEVLFRHFATQFKEEHDIDVYSNARASIRLRASCEKLKKILSANAEAPLSIDCLIDDKDLNGFIRREEFEKLSAKLLQRVSDVCQEAIKDSGLGADKIDTIELVGSGSRIPSVTRKIASIFDKEPMRTLNGSECVARGCALACAMLSPTCQVKDHKVQDSFPYSTGVFFDDGKRCPEFTLFPKGSSFPRNKTVAYHGNTTSHCHVCYINKTDFPAGLSHEAGYFMIRPSQASGAEKVLVKVKVHLNIHGIVEIEAASFQFIEHKHPSSKKSFRYSWPLGIKAKRLFQNNAAYRRFSSSRLSTERYAEEARWGRARNLEVSENYCVLTTIDEIRVAQKRAQMFAEHDIKVEKTKEKRNTLESFIYETRSKLLSSYRSVTTDSEVEIISETLQKTEDWLYEEGDDESETVYIRRLEDLSKLLDPIEIRYKDEIARKEATKALRTCIQENHLAANSLPPSHKKKVNDECIEAEGWLDHLSRLQDSLAKSVTRVYFLSAISEITQALKRRCEAIFSSKLSLLKYEEPVDSDQMQNPSEMQVEN
- the LOC111891050 gene encoding heat shock 70 kDa protein 16 isoform X2 → MSVVGFDIGNENCAIAVAKRGGIDVLLNDESKRETPAVVSFGEKQRFLGSAGAAFATKFPKSTISQIKRLIGKLYNEPSVKEDLKLLPFETSEGPYGGVLIHLEYLGKTWTFTPVEILGMLFAHLKQLTEKNLESPVEDCVIGIPSYFTDLQRREYINAALIAGLRPLKLMHDCTAIALGYGIYKTDFSDEKTTNVIFVDIGHSDTQVTVVAFEEGKMTILSHSFDPNLGGRDFDEVLFRHFATQFKEEHDIDVYSNARASIRLRASCEKLKKILSANAEAPLSIDCLIDDKDLNGFIRREEFEKLSAKLLQRVSDVCQEAIKDSGLGADKIDTIELVGSGSRIPSVTRKIASIFDKEPMRTLNGSECVARGCALACAMLSPTCQVKDHKVQDSFPYSTGVFFDDGKRCPEFTLFPKGSSFPRNKTVAYHGNTTSHCHVCYINKTDFPAGLSHEAGYFMIRPSQASGAEKVLVKVKVHLNIHGIVEIEAASFQFIEHKHPSSKKSFRYSWPLGIKAKRLFQNNAAYRRFSSSRLSTERYAEEARWGRARNLEVSENYCVLTTIDEIRVAQKRAQMFAEHDIKVEKTKEKRNTLESFIYETRSKIQRWRSSLKLCKKLKTGYMKREMMNLKQSILEDLKISLSYWIQLKLDTRMRLLEKKQQKLCEHVFKKIIWLQIHCLLVTRKRLTMNVLKLRGGWIIFLDCRIHWPKVSLVFTF